A DNA window from Litorivicinus lipolyticus contains the following coding sequences:
- the grxD gene encoding Grx4 family monothiol glutaredoxin — protein MSNTLDNIKQQIAENPVLLYMKGDPRGPKCGFSSQTVQAVMACERPFAYVDILENPDVRAELPLFANWPTFPQLWVNGELVGGCDIVVEMYQNGELKALIHDTVPAQD, from the coding sequence ATGTCAAACACACTAGATAACATCAAACAACAGATCGCTGAAAACCCGGTGCTGCTTTACATGAAGGGTGATCCGCGCGGGCCGAAATGTGGTTTCTCATCTCAGACCGTGCAGGCAGTGATGGCGTGTGAGCGTCCCTTTGCCTACGTCGACATCCTCGAAAACCCAGATGTGCGCGCCGAGTTGCCGCTGTTTGCCAACTGGCCGACTTTCCCGCAATTGTGGGTTAACGGCGAACTCGTCGGTGGCTGTGACATCGTCGTCGAGATGTACCAAAACGGCGAACTGAAAGCCTTGATTCACGACACCGTCCCCGCCCAGGACTAA
- the argF gene encoding ornithine carbamoyltransferase, producing MKPAPKHFLRFNDLSAPEIRAVLRRAATLKTEQRSGTRHPTLAGKTLGMVFEKSSTRTRVSFEAGIFQLGGIGLFLSPRDTQLGRGEPVEDTARVFSEMIDLVMIRAYDHSMVETFAAYSSIPVINALTDDHHPCQILADIQCFEEHVGPIEGKTIAWVGDGNNMAASWMDAASLLNFNLVLCGPAGYDVSPELLAEHAANVRIERNPAAAVQGAHAVTTDVWASMGQENEQAKREADFAAYQVTEALLDQASDEVIFMHCLPAHRGEEISDTLLDDPRSRVFDEAGNRLHAQKALMEFLVLGERFPEPV from the coding sequence ATGAAGCCAGCACCGAAGCATTTTCTGCGGTTTAACGACCTAAGCGCCCCCGAAATTCGGGCGGTGTTGCGCCGCGCCGCGACCCTAAAAACCGAACAGCGCAGCGGCACACGCCACCCCACCTTGGCAGGCAAGACGCTGGGCATGGTGTTTGAAAAGTCCTCCACTCGGACACGCGTCAGTTTCGAAGCCGGGATCTTTCAGTTGGGCGGCATTGGACTGTTTTTGTCCCCGCGTGACACCCAGCTGGGACGCGGTGAGCCGGTCGAGGACACCGCCCGGGTATTCTCCGAGATGATCGACCTGGTCATGATCCGCGCCTACGACCACAGCATGGTCGAAACCTTCGCAGCCTATTCCAGCATCCCAGTCATTAACGCCCTAACCGACGACCATCACCCGTGCCAAATATTGGCCGACATCCAATGCTTCGAAGAGCACGTCGGCCCGATCGAAGGTAAGACCATCGCGTGGGTCGGTGACGGTAACAATATGGCCGCCAGTTGGATGGATGCGGCCAGCTTGTTGAACTTTAACCTGGTCCTGTGCGGACCTGCGGGCTACGACGTCAGCCCCGAACTGCTGGCGGAGCACGCCGCCAACGTGCGAATTGAGCGCAACCCGGCTGCGGCCGTCCAAGGCGCTCATGCGGTCACCACCGACGTCTGGGCGAGCATGGGCCAGGAAAACGAGCAGGCTAAGCGCGAAGCCGACTTCGCCGCCTACCAAGTGACCGAGGCGCTATTAGACCAAGCCTCAGACGAGGTGATTTTCATGCACTGCCTGCCAGCCCACCGCGGCGAAGAAATCAGCGACACCTTGCTTGACGATCCTCGCAGCCGAGTCTTT